A stretch of the Paracoccus albus genome encodes the following:
- a CDS encoding DeoR/GlpR family DNA-binding transcription regulator has translation MKPRERRLQIEILIRNEGSASVEDLAVHFAVSTETIRRDLARLAETGRILKVHGGARTARLLTEPSMEVRTAQASEQKTKIGRLLAKEIEAGATLFIDTGSTTLAAAPALAEISGLTIITNSCRLADALAMADSDASVHLLGGRYVAGNAQTVGPSVLNQIAEYQVDHCILTAAAFSAEIGAMDASHDEAQIARAMIANAQNLIVLADSSKLERRAAFTVCPTARIGLLITDESIPAHMRAQLGECSVRLLC, from the coding sequence ATGAAGCCGCGCGAACGACGTTTGCAGATTGAAATCTTGATCAGAAATGAGGGTTCGGCCAGTGTCGAGGATCTGGCCGTGCATTTCGCCGTTTCGACCGAAACGATCCGCCGTGATCTGGCACGACTGGCCGAAACGGGCCGCATTCTGAAAGTTCATGGCGGGGCGCGAACGGCGCGGCTTTTGACTGAACCGAGCATGGAAGTGCGCACCGCGCAGGCTAGTGAGCAAAAGACGAAAATCGGCCGATTGCTCGCCAAGGAGATAGAAGCCGGCGCGACGCTTTTTATTGATACCGGCTCCACCACTTTGGCGGCAGCCCCGGCCCTCGCCGAAATCAGTGGCCTGACGATTATTACGAACTCCTGCCGGCTTGCCGACGCACTGGCGATGGCGGATTCTGATGCGTCGGTTCATTTGTTGGGGGGCAGATACGTTGCGGGCAATGCGCAGACCGTCGGACCGTCCGTGCTGAACCAGATCGCGGAATATCAGGTCGATCACTGCATCCTGACCGCTGCCGCCTTTTCGGCAGAGATCGGCGCAATGGATGCCAGCCATGATGAGGCCCAGATCGCGCGCGCGATGATCGCCAATGCACAAAACCTGATCGTGTTGGCTGACAGCAGCAAGCTGGAGCGTCGGGCCGCCTTCACCGTTTGCCCGACCGCGAGGATTGGCCTTTTGATTACCGATGAATCCATACCCGCGCATATGCGCGCCCAACTCGGCGAATGTTCGGTCAGGCTGTTATGTTAA
- a CDS encoding TRAP transporter small permease subunit, protein MPNVIRGYVRAVDRISDWAGWLAASLIFLMIATLLLDAVTRNVINMPVHWAIELTQFTLAAYYFLGGPFTLKNNDHVRMDLLYASLSERGKARLDLVTIWCLIFYLCVMLMGSISSLKYAIETDERRFSMWNPSVIPIKALMVVCLVLMLLQAFSLVFKHIATLRGRPIE, encoded by the coding sequence ATGCCGAATGTGATCCGCGGATATGTCCGCGCGGTGGACAGGATCAGTGATTGGGCCGGCTGGTTGGCCGCATCTCTGATCTTCCTGATGATCGCGACGCTTTTACTGGATGCAGTAACGCGCAATGTCATCAACATGCCGGTCCATTGGGCGATAGAACTGACTCAATTCACACTGGCAGCTTACTATTTCCTTGGCGGGCCGTTCACGCTGAAAAACAACGATCATGTGCGGATGGATCTGCTTTATGCCAGCCTGTCCGAACGTGGCAAGGCGCGACTGGATCTGGTGACGATCTGGTGCCTGATCTTCTATCTTTGCGTCATGCTGATGGGCTCTATCAGCAGTCTGAAATACGCGATTGAAACGGATGAGCGGCGGTTTTCGATGTGGAACCCCTCGGTCATTCCGATCAAGGCGCTGATGGTGGTCTGTCTGGTGCTGATGCTGCTGCAGGCGTTCTCGCTGGTGTTCAAACATATCGCGACGCTGCGCGGGAGGCCGATTGAATGA
- a CDS encoding NAD(P)/FAD-dependent oxidoreductase, with protein sequence MAGYDVAIVGAGIVGCALARRFAIDGARVVLLEKAHDVLDGASKGNSAILHTGFDAPANSLELDCIKAGYAEYVEIHRRMNLPLDRCGALVLAWNDEQVAALPGLMAQARENGVEDIQPMDRASLLRAEPQLAHRVRAGFRVPREALIDPWSAAHAYLYQAVQHGAELRCRAALTAADRLGERWRLDTTAGAVEAGLVINAAGLWGDHVERILTGESWFQIRPRKGQFVVYDKPAAALARHILLPVPSKITKGVVVCRTVFGNLIVGPTAEEQDSREVASLDSQTMRDLQKTGETILPALAGHEVTAAYAGLRPATEEKGYRIRADLSRGLVTVGGIRSTGLSAALGIARHVADLVGLRAGEAQHWPHMPMLAQEAQRDFLQPGNGGIACHCELVTRREIEAAMSAPAPANSLAGLKRRTRVTMGRCQGFGCTAELSRMTEGRFTQPMTRGDPDAD encoded by the coding sequence GTGGCTGGTTACGATGTGGCCATCGTGGGTGCCGGTATTGTCGGCTGCGCACTTGCCCGTCGCTTCGCCATAGACGGTGCGCGGGTCGTGCTGCTGGAAAAGGCGCATGACGTTCTGGATGGGGCGTCCAAGGGCAACAGCGCGATTCTGCACACTGGCTTCGACGCCCCTGCCAATTCGCTGGAACTTGACTGTATCAAAGCAGGCTATGCCGAATATGTGGAAATCCACCGACGGATGAACCTGCCGCTGGATCGTTGCGGCGCGCTTGTGCTGGCGTGGAACGATGAACAGGTTGCGGCCCTGCCGGGGCTGATGGCGCAGGCGCGCGAGAATGGCGTTGAAGACATCCAGCCAATGGATCGCGCGTCGCTGCTGCGGGCAGAGCCGCAGCTGGCCCACCGTGTCAGGGCCGGTTTCCGCGTCCCGCGAGAAGCCCTGATTGATCCGTGGTCCGCCGCACATGCCTATTTGTATCAGGCGGTGCAGCACGGTGCGGAATTGCGCTGCCGCGCTGCGCTGACCGCTGCCGACAGGTTGGGTGAACGCTGGCGGCTGGACACGACAGCGGGCGCGGTAGAGGCCGGTCTGGTCATCAACGCGGCGGGTCTTTGGGGGGATCATGTCGAACGTATCCTGACCGGCGAAAGCTGGTTTCAGATCCGCCCGCGCAAGGGGCAGTTCGTGGTTTACGACAAACCCGCGGCAGCGCTCGCCCGTCACATTCTGCTGCCGGTCCCGTCAAAGATCACCAAGGGCGTTGTCGTTTGCCGCACGGTCTTCGGTAACCTGATTGTCGGACCCACAGCGGAAGAGCAGGATAGCCGCGAGGTGGCGTCGCTGGACAGCCAGACCATGCGAGATTTGCAAAAGACGGGTGAAACCATTCTGCCTGCGCTTGCAGGTCATGAGGTGACGGCGGCCTATGCCGGATTGCGTCCCGCGACCGAGGAGAAGGGGTACCGGATACGGGCCGATCTGTCGCGGGGTCTGGTGACAGTGGGCGGCATCCGCTCGACCGGCTTGTCGGCAGCACTCGGCATCGCAAGGCATGTCGCGGATCTGGTGGGTCTGCGGGCGGGGGAAGCACAGCATTGGCCGCATATGCCAATGCTGGCGCAAGAGGCGCAACGGGATTTCCTGCAGCCCGGAAATGGCGGTATCGCCTGCCATTGCGAGCTTGTCACAAGAAGGGAGATTGAGGCGGCAATGTCAGCGCCCGCCCCGGCAAACTCTCTGGCCGGACTGAAACGCAGGACGCGCGTGACGATGGGGCGCTGTCAGGGCTTTGGCTGCACGGCCGAATTGTCCCGTATGACCGAGGGGCGCTTTACGCAGCCAATGACCCGCGGCGATCCCGATGCAGACTGA
- a CDS encoding TRAP transporter large permease codes for MSYETIALLMFASMVLLLVSGQRVFAAIGFVASGAALLLYGQGAIELPFNQVFKLFNWYAMLTLPMFIYMGYVLSESGIAEDLYRMLHVWFGRVRGGLAIGTIFLMVIISAMNGLSVAGMAIGATIALPEMLRRGYDKVLISGVVQGGSSLGILIPPSVVMVLFGMIARQPVSKLWFAGLVPGLIMAAMFTIYIFVRARMNPSLAPVVDEEELNMPLREKLALARAGIIPFAIFFLMTGLFVMGYTSLVESSAVGATAATLAAMLKGRFTWALIKETSLKTLSVSCMFLWLILAALAFGAVFDGLGAVRAIENLFLNTWDLGPWQVIIMMQLSFILMGIFLDDTAMLVIVAPLYVPLVGMLDLGFDNQLIWFGVLYTITCQIAYITPPFGYNLFLMRSLAPAEITLVDIYRSIWPFALMMAITIALVMIWPGIALWLPEQMNVRG; via the coding sequence ATGAGTTACGAGACCATCGCCCTTCTGATGTTCGCCTCTATGGTGCTGCTGCTGGTCAGCGGGCAAAGGGTCTTTGCGGCCATCGGCTTTGTCGCCTCGGGTGCTGCACTGCTGCTTTACGGGCAGGGTGCGATAGAATTGCCGTTCAACCAGGTGTTCAAGCTGTTCAACTGGTATGCGATGCTGACCCTGCCGATGTTCATTTACATGGGCTATGTGCTGTCGGAATCGGGGATCGCGGAAGACCTGTACCGGATGCTGCATGTCTGGTTCGGGCGCGTGCGCGGCGGGCTGGCCATCGGTACGATCTTCCTGATGGTGATTATCTCGGCCATGAACGGGCTGTCAGTCGCGGGCATGGCGATTGGTGCCACGATTGCCCTGCCGGAAATGCTGCGCCGCGGTTATGACAAGGTGCTGATCTCCGGCGTGGTGCAGGGCGGGTCGTCGCTTGGCATCCTGATCCCGCCATCGGTCGTCATGGTTCTGTTCGGCATGATCGCCCGTCAGCCGGTGTCGAAACTGTGGTTTGCCGGGCTGGTGCCGGGTCTGATCATGGCGGCGATGTTCACCATCTATATCTTCGTGCGGGCGCGGATGAACCCATCTCTTGCCCCCGTCGTCGACGAAGAAGAACTGAACATGCCGCTGCGCGAAAAACTGGCCCTTGCCCGCGCAGGCATCATTCCATTCGCGATCTTCTTCCTGATGACCGGGCTGTTCGTGATGGGTTATACGTCGCTTGTCGAAAGCTCTGCTGTCGGTGCAACGGCGGCGACGCTGGCCGCCATGCTGAAGGGGCGATTTACCTGGGCGCTGATCAAGGAAACCTCGCTGAAGACGCTGTCGGTCAGCTGCATGTTCCTGTGGCTGATCCTTGCGGCACTGGCCTTCGGTGCGGTGTTTGACGGGCTGGGCGCGGTCCGCGCGATTGAGAACCTGTTCCTGAACACTTGGGATCTTGGCCCGTGGCAGGTCATCATCATGATGCAGCTTTCCTTCATCCTGATGGGGATCTTCCTTGACGATACCGCCATGCTGGTGATCGTCGCGCCGCTTTATGTGCCGCTTGTCGGGATGCTGGATCTGGGCTTCGACAACCAGTTGATCTGGTTTGGGGTCCTTTACACGATCACCTGCCAGATCGCCTATATAACGCCGCCTTTCGGGTATAACCTGTTCCTGATGCGCTCACTCGCGCCGGCCGAGATTACGCTGGTGGATATCTACCGCTCGATCTGGCCCTTCGCGCTGATGATGGCGATCACCATTGCGCTTGTGATGATCTGGCCCGGCATCGCCCTTTGGCTGCCCGAGCAGATGAACGTCCGAGGCTGA